Within Chloroflexota bacterium, the genomic segment AAAGCCCGCGGTTGCGGCGAAAGGGTAGGGGTGGCCATCCCCACCGCCGCGCCAGCAGCCTTGGCACTCTCGGCGGCCGGCTGCTCCACCGGCGCAGCCGAAAGCGCACGCGGCGGCGGAGCAGCCGTCGCGCCGAGCAACATGGTGTGGGAAAGGAAGTCGCCTGCAAATACCAAAAGCAACAACATCAGCGCAGCCGCACTGGCCCAGCGGTAAACCCGCCTCGTCCCCCACGGCCGTTGGGTGACCACATCGCCCGCACGCAGGGTAAACGCACGCGGGGCGCGCTGGCGGGGCAGCGTGTGCAGCCCCTGCTTGACAGCCTGCATAGCAGCGTAGGCTTCCTGCCAGGCCGGGTCGGCGGCCACGCGCTGGGCCACACGCGCCGTTTCCCTGGGGGGCAACTCGCCATCCAGGTAAGCGGTCAACAGACGCAGGTCGCGGGCAGAAAGGTTTGCGCGGCTCATGAGGAACGCCCTCCGGGGTTTAGACGCGCCAAAGCGCCCAAAAGTTCCGGAAAACGGCGCAGGCACGCCTGCATCCGCAACCGCCCACGCGCCAGGCGGCTTTTCAGCGTGCCCAACGCCACACCAAGGGCTTGTGCGGCCTCGGCATAGGGAAAGCCCCCCACATCCACCAAGGCAAGGGCGGCGCGCTGCTCGGCAGGGAGCGCCTGGAAGCAGGTTTCCAGGGCGCGCCGCAGGGCCGCACGCTCGGCTTCGGCTTCAGGTTGCGTTTGGGGGTTGGTGTCAGCCAGCCAGGGGGCATCTTCCACCGCATCGCCTTCGGCATCGGCGGGTTCCAGCGGCACCGTCGGGCGGCGCTTGCGGCGGCGCAGGTGGTCGTAACACGCATTGGTGGCAATACGAAACAGCCAGCCGCGCCACGAGCCGCCCCGATAACGGCGAATGTGCTGCCACGCCCGCAGAAAGGTCTCTTGCGTGGCGTCCTCGGCCGCGACGCGCTCGCCCAAGATGCGGTAGGCCACGTTGTAAACCGCATCCTGATAAGCCAGCACCAGGCGGTTGAAAGCCTCCAGGTCACCGCCCTGGGCGGCGCGAACCCACTCAGCCTCGGTCATGGCAACGGCTCAAAGCTCAATATACTCATCCACATCAAAGAGGAAAACAGTCGCCCCACCGACATGCACCGGCTTGGGGCGCGGCAGGGGCAGCACCCCACCGATTTTATCGGCCACAAACTCCACCCGGCGGCGCGACGTGGTCTTGAGAATTTCGACCACCGTCTCGATCTGGCCTTCAGGCACGCCAATAAGCATGGTGATGTTGGGGCGCTTCAGGAAGCCACCGCTGCTTTCCACCGGCACCACCGGAATGCCCAACTTGCCCAGCGCCTCAGCAACCGCGTGCGGGGTGCGTTCCTGCACAATCGCCATCAGCAGATGACGGATGGGCGGGGCATCGGGCGAGCGGCGCAGCAACATGCCAGGCCAGGCCGGAAGGGTATCGCTGAGGGCGCTATCCACCTCAGCGGCCAGGGTGGCAAAGGTTTCTTCGCCGATGACGCCCGCGTGGAAGAGTTCTTGCAGCGCAATGCGCTGGGCACGCAGAATTTCCAGCCGGGCTTTGTGCAACTCTTCCATTTGCAGGGCGGGGTGCTGGCGCAAAATCTGCTCCACGGCCCGCTGAAGCCGCTGGTTGCGCTGCTCCAGCAAGGGGCGGAGCACCTCCCAGGTGTGCGCCGAAATCACGCCCTGCCGGTAGGCGCGGGTAAGGTATTCATGGCCGGCCCGCGCGGCCACCGCACGCGCATGGCGGCGCTCAAACTCAAGCCGCTCTTCGTCGTTACTGCCAATGCCCAGCCACTTCAACACCCACGGCATCGAGCCGCCCTGCACCAGCAGGGTAAAGAGCACCACCCCAAAGGCCATCACGCTGATCTGGTCGCGCAGCGGCCCCACGCTCTCGGGGATGCCCAGCGCCAGAGCCAGGGAAACCGCACCCCGCAAGCCGCCCCAGTACAGCACGTGCCGCCACTTCGAGGGCAGGTCTCGGCCAATCCACGAAAGGCCATACACGCTCAAAGCGCGCGCCACGATGATCGCCAACACCGCCCACAGCACAGCGTACCAGTTGCTCAACAGCACTTCAGGGCGAATTTGCAGCCCAATGAGCAGAAAGATGAACGAGTTAGCCAGAAAAGCCGTGAATTCCCAAAAATTGACGACCACAATGCGGGTTGTAGCCGACATGCCGCGAGGGCCGATATTGCCGTTGATGAGCCCCGCCGCCACCACCGCGAGCACACCGCTGACATGCGCCTGCTCGGCGACCAGAAAAGCACCGTAAGCCAGCACCGCGGTGAGGGCGGTTTCCAGCAGGTAATCGTCAACGCGGGCAATGATGGCCGAAACCAACGCCCCCAGCAAGCCACCCACCAGGAAGCCGCCGCCCGCAACGCGCACGAAATCAATCAGGCCGCCGGTAATGCTGTACGTGCCGGTCACCAGCACGCCCAGCAGCAGATTGAAAACCACAATGGCGGTGCCGTCGTTGAACAGACTTTCCCCTTCCAGCAACACTTGCAGCCGTTTGGGCGCGCCCAGCGAGCGGAACAGCGCCACCACCGCGACAGGATCGGTAGCCGCCACCAGTGCGCCAAAAACCAGCGCCGCGGCCAGGGGCATGCCCAAACCATAATGCACAATGCCGCCAACCACCCCCGTCGCCAGCACCACACCGGCCACGGCCAGCGCCAAAATCAAGCCCAGATCGCGGCGCAGGTCTTCCCACCGAATGTGGAAAGCCGCTTCGAAAATCAACGGCGGCACCAGCACCCCCAAAATCAGTTCGCTGGTGATGTGAACTTCCACCTCGGCGAAAATCGCCAGCGCCAGCCCAATGAGCACCAGGCCGAGGGTATAAGGCATCCGCAGGCGGCGGCTGAAGATGCCAACCAGCACCGCCACGGTCAGCAGCGAAATGACCACCTCTTCGAGAAAAATGATAGAGTACGACATGGGGAAGCAACGCTCCGTATGTTGATGTTGCCATGCCCCGGTGTGCCGATGCTGCAATGCACGTGATGGCCGGGCAACCGATGCACGGGAATGCCCTACGGCGCGATTTCCACTTCGCAGGGCTCGGGTGTCGTCAAGGTGCGGGTTTCACCATCAGGGGTGGTGATCAAAGTGCGGCCCGGGCTGCGACGGATGTGCCAGCCCCAAAACGAGACCCTCATTTCTTCTTCAAAGGGCGTCGGCCAGGTAAACCGCACTCTATGCGGGTTGACAGGGACGATGCCGGCCGTCCGCAGCCACAGCCCCACCGGCAACAGGCCGCCAAGGACATCGCGCCCGCCCATGCCCTCGCCGGTATCGGCGTGATAAGTTTCGGCAAACGTGCCCTGGGCGGCCAACGCACCTTGGGCGGCCGCGGCCAGGCTTTCCAACAGGTGGGCCGCCTCGGCCACAAAGCCGTGGGCAAGCAAGCCTTCCACCGCAAAGAGATTCCACGGCATGTGCACGGCGCGTCGCCAGGGGGCTGCCTTTTGCCCGCCGCGCGGCGAAAGGGGGGCGCCATAAGGCCGCCCGTATTCGCGCGCCGAAACCAACGCTCGCCGCACCGCCTGGGCTGCGTCGTCTTCCAACATTTCAGCCCAAAAAGGCAACAACAGGCTGATGTCGGGCGTGGTGTAGTCGGGCGTCAGCACCACAAAGCGGCTGCGGCTGCGCAGTTTCTCGCCTTCCACCGTCACCGTGGCGAGATGGCGAAACACCCCGCGGGAAACCGCCACCCCGCGGCCTTCGTGCCAGCGAATGCGCCCGCCGCTGAGGGTCTCTTCGAGCGGCTTGCCGCGGGCGTCGCTGCCCCGCAAGGTCACCGTGGCAGGCACCACCTGCCCCCCCTCGGGGAAAAGATGCACCACCACGCGGCTGGGCAAAGGAAAAGTTTCGGCAATCGCCAGCGTGCCGGGGCCGCGATGTTTGCCCAACGTCAGGTGCGGGGGGCGCTCGTGGGTTTCGTAATCGCGGTAGAGGGGCGCGCGACGGTGGGCATCCCACATGGCAGCGACGGCCTGCCGCAGCCGTCGGCGGCGGGTGCGCAAGTCGGGCGGCGGGGTCTCACCTGCGGCCTCGGCCAGAGTTTCCAGCCGCCCCAATGCCCGATAGAGCAGCGCGTACAGCGCGGGGCTTTCGGCCTGGGCGAGATCGGCGCCAACCGAATCGCGGCGCCAGGGGGCAAAGCCGGGCAGGTCGGCCAGCCCCATTTGCAAAGGATGCGACCATTCAGGAAAGCCATCGCGATTGGCATCACCCCGGGCATACCACGCTTCGATGAAACGATGCAGCGGGCGATAAAGTCCGGCCAGCCCCGCGGGGTCGTGGGCATAAGCCCGGTAAGCCAGTTCTACCAGCAGGGGCGAGGCCAAACGGTGGCTTTCGGGCTGCGCCGGCCTCCAGGGGATGAAACCATCGGCCTCCTGGCGGGCGAGGAAGGCGGCCACCCACCCTTGCACCGGCTGCGGGTTGGTCGGCAAGAAGGCACTCACCGCGAGGTGATACGCCTCCAGCACCGACGCCGCCCGATTGAGGGCCAACGGGTCGGCAGGGCTGCCGTGGTCGGGGGAACGCGCGGTGAGCAAGAAGGGGCGCGGCAGGCCGGGCAACCGGGCAAGCAGGCTCTGGGCCGTCTGGCGGGCACGCAGGAAGGCCCAGGTGCGCGCGGGCGGCGTGCTTTCCAGACGCGGATGCTGGTTTTCCAGCAGGGCCAGGCGGGCAAGGAAAGGGGGCCAGGGGCGCGCTGCCAGTTTGCGGGCCAACTCGAAACCGGCTTCGGCATCGGCCAGGGCGGTTTGCACCCAGGTCAGGCGGCGGCGACCCTCGACGGGCAAGTCGAAATCCACCGTCAACGAAGGGAAAGGGCTCAGCACCGCCTCCGCCCCACCGGTCAGGAACACCACCGGTTGCAGCCCCCCGGCTTCCCCCTGCAAAACATGCACGGCGTGGCGCTCTTGGGGTGCCATGCCGTGCTCGGCATCGGTGAAGGGGCGCAACACAGCAGCCAGCCCAAGGGTGCCGGTGCGGGGTGCGGCGGCGCGGTTTTCCAGCGTCAGGCGGCCAATCACCGCATTGGGGTGCGCCACCCAATATTCGCAATGCAGCGCCAAATCGGGGAACGGTTCGCACGTCAGGCGGGCGTAAGCCGGGGCCAGGTCGTGCACCTGGGGCAAACGGGCAAAAGCCGGCGCGGCCCAACGGGGCTGGCCTTCCCGCACCACAAAGGGGAAAAGGGCCATGG encodes:
- a CDS encoding Na+/H+ antiporter, producing the protein MSYSIIFLEEVVISLLTVAVLVGIFSRRLRMPYTLGLVLIGLALAIFAEVEVHITSELILGVLVPPLIFEAAFHIRWEDLRRDLGLILALAVAGVVLATGVVGGIVHYGLGMPLAAALVFGALVAATDPVAVVALFRSLGAPKRLQVLLEGESLFNDGTAIVVFNLLLGVLVTGTYSITGGLIDFVRVAGGGFLVGGLLGALVSAIIARVDDYLLETALTAVLAYGAFLVAEQAHVSGVLAVVAAGLINGNIGPRGMSATTRIVVVNFWEFTAFLANSFIFLLIGLQIRPEVLLSNWYAVLWAVLAIIVARALSVYGLSWIGRDLPSKWRHVLYWGGLRGAVSLALALGIPESVGPLRDQISVMAFGVVLFTLLVQGGSMPWVLKWLGIGSNDEERLEFERRHARAVAARAGHEYLTRAYRQGVISAHTWEVLRPLLEQRNQRLQRAVEQILRQHPALQMEELHKARLEILRAQRIALQELFHAGVIGEETFATLAAEVDSALSDTLPAWPGMLLRRSPDAPPIRHLLMAIVQERTPHAVAEALGKLGIPVVPVESSGGFLKRPNITMLIGVPEGQIETVVEILKTTSRRRVEFVADKIGGVLPLPRPKPVHVGGATVFLFDVDEYIEL
- a CDS encoding sigma-70 family RNA polymerase sigma factor — its product is MTEAEWVRAAQGGDLEAFNRLVLAYQDAVYNVAYRILGERVAAEDATQETFLRAWQHIRRYRGGSWRGWLFRIATNACYDHLRRRKRRPTVPLEPADAEGDAVEDAPWLADTNPQTQPEAEAERAALRRALETCFQALPAEQRAALALVDVGGFPYAEAAQALGVALGTLKSRLARGRLRMQACLRRFPELLGALARLNPGGRSS